In Tepidamorphus gemmatus, the following are encoded in one genomic region:
- a CDS encoding SLC13 family permease produces the protein MNVDQIVVFAIFFGVFALLIYGRWRYDLVALGALFTGLLAGVVPVSKAFAGFGHPATMIVAMVLVVSRGLMNSGAVHHIARLVADGTQSVSRHILLLGGVGAALSTVMNNVAALAMLMPVDIESAHKAGRSPAVSLMPLSFATILGGMVTMIGTPPNIIIAQFSRDAGGTAFGFFSFAPVGLACAIAGLVFIALIGWRLIPKQRAAVNSPQALLDMKGYTAEVVVGEESPIVGKMMPELDEVAAEAGVVVAGLVRRGKRLAGRARRAKVRAGDILVLEASPAAIDRFVGSLKLGYIGEDRHRREAGADLSLSEVVVPRGSRLDGRSADEARLLSSYGITLLGISRQGKPSRERVRRIPIQGGDVLLLLGPPDRLAEVSARLGTLTLADRGLTVTRHGRAWLAVGLFAAAVVLASTGLVPLAVALIGVVVAYAVTDIVPPRQLYESIDWPVVVLLGALIPLGTALEETGGTALLASGLVGLSAGFPAWVAVMILLAATMSLSDVLNNNATALVAAPVAIEVARALDARPDAFLMAVAVGASCAFLTPIGHQNNTLVMGPGGYSFGDYWRMGLPLELMVVAVGLPAILIVWPL, from the coding sequence TTGAACGTCGATCAGATCGTCGTCTTCGCCATCTTCTTCGGGGTCTTCGCCCTGTTGATCTACGGGCGCTGGCGCTACGACCTCGTGGCACTCGGCGCGCTGTTCACCGGTCTCCTCGCAGGCGTCGTGCCGGTGAGCAAGGCCTTTGCCGGCTTCGGCCATCCCGCAACGATGATCGTCGCCATGGTGCTGGTCGTCTCTCGCGGGCTGATGAACTCGGGTGCAGTCCACCACATCGCCCGGCTGGTCGCCGATGGCACGCAATCGGTCAGCCGTCACATCCTGCTGCTGGGCGGCGTCGGCGCGGCGCTTTCGACGGTAATGAACAATGTCGCTGCGCTCGCCATGCTGATGCCGGTCGACATCGAATCGGCCCACAAGGCGGGCCGCAGCCCGGCGGTGTCGCTGATGCCCCTGTCCTTCGCCACCATCCTCGGCGGCATGGTGACGATGATCGGCACGCCGCCCAACATCATCATCGCCCAGTTCAGCCGCGATGCCGGCGGAACGGCCTTCGGCTTCTTCTCCTTCGCGCCCGTGGGGCTGGCTTGTGCCATCGCCGGGCTCGTCTTCATCGCCCTGATTGGCTGGCGCCTGATCCCCAAGCAGCGCGCCGCGGTGAACTCGCCGCAGGCGCTGCTCGACATGAAGGGATACACCGCCGAGGTCGTCGTCGGAGAGGAGTCGCCCATCGTCGGCAAGATGATGCCCGAACTCGACGAGGTGGCGGCGGAGGCCGGCGTCGTCGTTGCCGGCCTCGTGCGGCGCGGCAAGCGGCTCGCCGGACGGGCGCGGCGCGCAAAGGTACGGGCTGGCGACATCCTCGTGCTGGAGGCCTCCCCCGCCGCGATCGACCGGTTCGTCGGATCGCTCAAGCTCGGCTATATCGGCGAGGACAGGCATCGGCGCGAGGCGGGCGCAGATCTGTCACTGAGCGAGGTGGTGGTTCCCCGCGGCTCCCGCCTCGACGGGCGCTCGGCCGACGAGGCGCGGCTGCTCAGCTCCTATGGCATCACCCTGCTCGGCATTTCCCGCCAGGGTAAGCCGTCGCGCGAACGGGTGCGTCGGATACCGATCCAGGGCGGAGACGTACTGCTCCTGCTCGGGCCTCCGGATCGCCTCGCCGAGGTCTCGGCACGTCTCGGCACGCTGACGCTGGCCGATCGCGGCCTGACGGTCACCCGCCACGGCCGCGCCTGGCTCGCGGTCGGCCTGTTCGCCGCCGCCGTCGTGCTCGCCAGCACCGGCCTGGTGCCGCTCGCGGTGGCGCTGATCGGCGTGGTCGTCGCCTACGCCGTGACCGACATCGTGCCGCCGCGCCAGCTCTACGAGAGCATCGACTGGCCGGTGGTGGTTCTTCTCGGCGCCCTGATCCCGCTCGGCACGGCGCTCGAGGAGACCGGTGGAACGGCCCTTCTGGCCAGCGGGCTGGTCGGGCTGTCCGCCGGCTTCCCGGCCTGGGTGGCGGTCATGATCCTGCTGGCGGCAACGATGTCGCTGTCCGACGTGCTCAACAACAACGCGACCGCCCTCGTCGCTGCGCCGGTGGCGATCGAGGTGGCGCGCGCACTCGACGCCCGCCCTGACGCCTTCCTCATGGCGGTCGCGGTCGGCGCATCCTGCGCGTTCCTCACGCCAATCGGACACCAGAACAACACCCTGGTCATGGGGCCGGGCGGCTACTCGTTCGGCGACTACTGGCGCATGGGCCTGCCGCTCGAGCTGATGGTCGTCGCCGTCGGACTGCCCGCGATCCTCATCGTCTGGCCGCTGTAG
- a CDS encoding lipid kinase, protein MSRPRLLLIANPNASRCREGLGPAVSALAMAGFDINLRCPASSEAIAGVIASEGGEAEAVVVAGGDGTVNAAADALIACGRPVGLLPLGTANDLALTLGIPQDPVAAAAVIADGAPRAIDVGRANGHAFVNVASIGLSVKIAERQDPVRKQQWRTLSYLITTLRVLGEADRFAARITCDGQSVDVEAYQIAVGNGVHYGGGLTVAENAAIDDGLLDVYAIEAGSLAEVVGLAPALLIGTQGRSTAVTTLRGRHVVIETERPMPVNTDGEVTTETPVEMNVERGALRVYAPPVEMPEPTS, encoded by the coding sequence ATGTCCCGACCACGCCTGCTGCTGATCGCCAATCCCAATGCCTCGCGCTGCAGGGAGGGGCTTGGACCGGCCGTCTCTGCGCTCGCAATGGCCGGATTCGACATTAATCTGCGTTGTCCCGCCTCAAGCGAGGCGATTGCCGGCGTCATCGCGAGCGAAGGCGGTGAGGCCGAGGCCGTCGTGGTCGCCGGGGGTGATGGTACGGTCAACGCGGCAGCCGATGCGCTCATCGCCTGTGGCCGTCCGGTCGGGCTGTTGCCGCTGGGCACGGCCAACGACCTCGCGCTGACACTCGGCATTCCGCAGGATCCGGTCGCGGCCGCCGCCGTCATCGCAGACGGCGCCCCCCGTGCGATCGATGTCGGGCGGGCCAACGGCCATGCCTTTGTGAATGTCGCGTCGATCGGTCTTTCGGTGAAGATTGCCGAGCGCCAGGACCCGGTCCGCAAGCAGCAGTGGCGGACGCTGAGTTATCTCATCACGACCCTGCGGGTGCTCGGCGAGGCAGATCGCTTCGCCGCACGCATCACCTGCGACGGGCAATCCGTCGACGTCGAGGCCTATCAGATCGCCGTGGGCAACGGCGTCCACTATGGCGGTGGCCTGACCGTCGCCGAGAATGCAGCGATCGACGACGGACTGCTCGACGTCTATGCGATCGAGGCAGGATCCCTGGCCGAAGTCGTCGGGCTCGCTCCGGCGCTGCTGATCGGCACCCAGGGCCGCAGCACCGCCGTGACGACCCTGCGTGGCCGGCACGTGGTGATCGAGACCGAACGGCCGATGCCGGTCAACACCGACGGCGAGGTGACGACCGAGACGCCGGTGGAGATGAACGTCGAGCGCGGCGCGCTCCGTGTCTATGCCCCGCCGGTCGAGATGCCGGAGCCCACGTCTTGA
- the secA gene encoding preprotein translocase subunit SecA has translation MMGLSTLASKLFGSANDRKVKGYRSRVDAINALEAQLSGLSDEALKARTAEFRQQLANGADLDDLLVPAFATVREAAKRTLRQRHFDVQLIGGMVLHEGKIAEMKTGEGKTLVATLPVYLNALTGKGVHVVTVNDYLARRDADWMGEIYRFLGLTVGCIVHGLNDDERRQQYACDVTYGTNNELGFDYLRDNMKYELAQMVQRGHNFAIVDEVDSILIDEARTPLIISGPVEDRSDLYNAIDRFIPMLRPEHFEVDEKTRAATLTEEGTEFIEAKLAEAGLLKNGSLYDVENVTIVHHVNQALRAHKLFQRDKDYIVKNGAVVIIDEFTGRMMEGRRYSEGLHQALEAKERVQIQPENVTLASITFQNYFRLYTKLAGMTGTAATEADEFLDIYGLEVVEIPTNVPVARIDDDDEVYRTTKEKYDAILALIEDCKARGQPVLVGTTSIEKSEILADLLKKHGYRQKDFSDPDVFKPLYDGDQGTPQEKVFAVLNARYHEQEAYIIAQAGVPGAITIATNMAGRGTDIQLGGNADMRIRHEIDPSLEGPEREAAERAIREEVERLKAKAKEAGGLFVLATERHESRRIDNQLRGRSGRQGDPGRSRFFLSLQDDLMRIFGSDRMDGMLQKLGLKEGEAIVHPWINKALEKAQSKVEARNFDIRKNLLKFDNVMNDQRKVIFEQRIELMSGEDVAETVADMRHQVVEDLVARHIPEKAYAEQWDAAGLKQKVREILNLDLPIEDWVKEEGIADEEVRDRIRKAADAQFARKVADFSPALMRQIEKAVLLQTLDHLWREHLITLDHLRQVIGFRGYAQRDPLNEYKTEAFALFEAMLDRLREAVTSQLMRIELVREAPPQPAPLPVMQAHHIDPTTGEDEMALADSELAMANGGPPPAPRRMMRERVAADPGTWGKVGRNEPCPCGSGKKFKHCHGRFA, from the coding sequence ATGATGGGCCTCAGCACCCTCGCCAGCAAGCTGTTCGGATCGGCCAACGACCGGAAGGTCAAGGGATACCGCTCGCGGGTCGACGCGATTAACGCCCTCGAGGCACAGCTCTCCGGTCTCAGCGACGAGGCCCTGAAGGCGCGCACCGCCGAGTTCCGCCAGCAACTCGCGAACGGCGCCGATCTCGACGATCTGCTGGTTCCGGCATTCGCCACTGTTCGCGAGGCGGCCAAGCGTACCCTGCGGCAGCGTCATTTCGACGTGCAGCTGATCGGCGGCATGGTGCTGCATGAAGGCAAGATCGCCGAGATGAAGACGGGCGAAGGCAAGACGCTGGTCGCCACCCTGCCCGTCTACCTCAACGCCCTGACCGGCAAGGGCGTCCATGTGGTCACGGTCAACGATTACCTGGCCCGCCGCGACGCTGACTGGATGGGCGAGATCTACAGGTTCCTCGGCCTCACGGTCGGCTGCATCGTCCACGGTCTGAACGACGACGAGCGACGCCAGCAATATGCCTGCGACGTCACCTACGGCACCAACAACGAGCTCGGCTTCGACTACCTGCGCGACAACATGAAGTACGAGCTCGCGCAGATGGTGCAGCGCGGTCACAACTTCGCGATCGTCGACGAGGTCGACTCCATCCTGATCGACGAGGCGCGCACGCCGCTCATCATATCCGGCCCCGTCGAGGACCGTTCCGACCTCTACAATGCCATAGACCGGTTCATTCCGATGCTTCGGCCAGAGCATTTCGAGGTCGACGAGAAGACCCGTGCCGCGACGCTGACCGAGGAAGGCACCGAGTTCATCGAGGCCAAGCTGGCCGAGGCGGGCCTCCTGAAGAACGGCTCGCTCTATGACGTCGAGAATGTGACCATCGTCCATCACGTCAACCAGGCGCTGCGGGCCCACAAGCTGTTCCAGCGCGACAAGGACTACATCGTCAAGAACGGTGCCGTGGTCATCATCGACGAGTTCACCGGGCGGATGATGGAGGGCCGGCGCTACTCGGAGGGCCTGCACCAGGCCCTCGAGGCAAAGGAACGGGTGCAGATCCAGCCCGAGAACGTCACCCTCGCCTCGATCACCTTCCAGAACTACTTCCGTCTCTACACCAAGCTCGCCGGCATGACCGGCACGGCCGCCACGGAGGCAGACGAGTTTCTGGACATCTACGGGCTCGAGGTCGTCGAGATCCCGACCAACGTTCCGGTCGCGCGCATCGACGACGATGACGAGGTCTACCGGACCACGAAGGAAAAGTACGACGCGATCCTGGCACTCATTGAGGATTGCAAGGCGCGCGGTCAGCCGGTGCTGGTCGGCACCACCTCGATCGAGAAGTCCGAGATTCTGGCCGATCTCCTCAAGAAGCACGGCTACCGCCAGAAAGATTTTTCCGACCCCGACGTCTTCAAGCCGCTCTATGATGGCGACCAGGGTACGCCGCAGGAGAAGGTTTTCGCGGTTCTCAACGCGCGCTATCACGAACAGGAGGCCTACATCATCGCGCAGGCCGGCGTGCCGGGTGCCATCACCATTGCCACCAACATGGCCGGCCGCGGCACCGACATCCAGCTCGGCGGCAACGCCGACATGCGCATCCGCCACGAGATCGATCCCTCGCTCGAGGGCCCGGAACGCGAAGCGGCCGAGCGCGCCATCCGCGAGGAGGTCGAACGGCTGAAGGCCAAGGCGAAGGAGGCCGGCGGCCTGTTCGTTCTCGCCACCGAGCGCCACGAGAGCCGGCGCATCGACAACCAGCTGCGCGGACGGTCCGGCCGCCAGGGCGACCCCGGCCGCTCCAGGTTCTTCCTGTCGCTGCAGGACGATCTGATGCGCATCTTCGGCTCCGACCGCATGGACGGGATGTTGCAGAAGCTCGGCCTCAAGGAGGGCGAGGCGATCGTCCATCCCTGGATCAACAAGGCGCTGGAGAAGGCGCAGTCGAAGGTCGAGGCCCGCAACTTCGACATTCGCAAGAACCTGCTCAAGTTCGACAATGTGATGAACGACCAGCGCAAGGTCATCTTCGAGCAGCGCATCGAGCTGATGTCGGGCGAGGACGTCGCCGAGACCGTCGCCGACATGCGCCACCAGGTCGTCGAGGACCTGGTGGCCAGGCATATCCCCGAGAAGGCCTATGCCGAACAGTGGGATGCGGCGGGGCTGAAGCAGAAGGTCCGGGAGATCTTGAATCTCGATCTGCCGATCGAGGACTGGGTCAAGGAGGAGGGAATCGCCGACGAGGAGGTGCGCGACCGCATCCGGAAGGCTGCCGACGCCCAATTCGCCCGCAAGGTAGCGGACTTCTCCCCGGCCCTGATGCGGCAGATCGAGAAGGCGGTCCTCCTGCAGACCCTCGACCATCTCTGGCGCGAGCATCTGATCACCCTCGACCATCTCCGGCAGGTCATCGGCTTCCGCGGCTATGCCCAACGCGACCCGCTCAACGAATACAAGACGGAGGCCTTCGCACTGTTCGAGGCGATGCTCGACCGGCTGCGTGAGGCGGTGACCAGCCAGCTGATGCGGATCGAGCTGGTCCGCGAGGCCCCGCCGCAGCCTGCACCGCTGCCGGTCATGCAGGCTCACCACATCGACCCGACGACCGGCGAGGACGAGATGGCGCTGGCCGACAGCGAGCTGGCGATGGCGAATGGCGGTCCGCCGCCCGCGCCGCGCCGCATGATGCGCGAGCGGGTCGCGGCCGATCCCGGTACCTGGGGAAAGGTCGGCCGCAACGAGCCGTGCCCCTGCGGCTCCGGCAAGAAGTTCAAGCACTGCCACGGCCGCTTCGCCTGA
- a CDS encoding L,D-transpeptidase family protein: MALPRARLLALALCVALAGGCMEQGSSSSKHLRPLSQATLKELSDKGMRKEDPILVRIYKEENVLEIWKPTRDGRFAHFKSYDICTWSGKLGPKIKEGDKQAPEGFYTVTPAQMNPNSNYYLSFNLGFPNEFDRAHGRTGSHLMVHGACSSAGCYAMEDEQIAEIYALARDSFRGGQREFQVQAFPFRMTPANMARHADNPNMPFWRRLKEGSDHFEVTGIPPKVGVCGRDYVFNASPLDPNRRLEPTAACPPLRIPEEIQVAVAAKQMRDETAYQVALAEIRLQQQQTANGQAVMLASLEEQGSADYDAVTPAERASTRIAEASPIRTLSASAETIAAQPAAVASAATGAATAAESEAVEPVAVQPTGAAGLPAVATAFSGVWGKLVDITGGLRVLGKEQPDPDPAAAETDNADPMTTGSVPGDAPASLPGNRPTGRSAAAETGLPRLIPASAFAPIVHDDDPFAIFDLFATVGAVSVPADMVPADVVPQGAVPVRQAEIGRK; the protein is encoded by the coding sequence TGTGCGTCGCCCTGGCCGGCGGCTGCATGGAGCAGGGCTCGAGCAGCTCCAAGCATCTCAGGCCGCTCAGTCAGGCGACGCTGAAGGAACTGAGCGACAAGGGGATGCGCAAGGAAGATCCGATCCTCGTCCGCATCTACAAGGAAGAGAACGTTCTCGAGATCTGGAAGCCGACCAGGGACGGCCGTTTCGCGCATTTCAAGAGCTACGACATCTGCACTTGGTCCGGCAAGCTCGGCCCGAAGATCAAGGAAGGCGACAAGCAGGCGCCCGAAGGGTTCTACACCGTCACGCCTGCGCAGATGAACCCGAACTCCAACTACTACCTGTCGTTCAATCTGGGCTTCCCGAACGAGTTCGACCGCGCACATGGCCGGACCGGCTCGCACCTGATGGTGCACGGAGCCTGCTCGTCGGCTGGCTGCTACGCGATGGAGGACGAGCAGATCGCGGAAATCTACGCGCTTGCCCGCGACTCCTTTCGTGGCGGCCAGCGCGAGTTCCAGGTCCAGGCGTTTCCGTTCCGGATGACGCCCGCCAACATGGCGAGGCACGCCGACAATCCGAACATGCCGTTCTGGCGCCGCCTGAAGGAAGGCTCGGACCACTTCGAGGTGACCGGAATCCCGCCCAAGGTGGGGGTGTGCGGTCGCGACTACGTGTTCAACGCCTCGCCTCTCGATCCGAACCGCCGGCTCGAACCGACAGCCGCCTGCCCGCCGCTCAGGATCCCTGAAGAGATCCAGGTCGCCGTGGCCGCCAAGCAGATGCGCGACGAGACCGCCTACCAGGTGGCGCTTGCCGAGATCCGCCTGCAGCAGCAGCAGACGGCCAACGGCCAGGCGGTGATGCTGGCCTCGCTGGAGGAGCAGGGCTCGGCCGACTATGACGCCGTGACTCCGGCGGAACGGGCGTCGACGCGGATCGCCGAGGCATCCCCCATCCGGACCCTGTCTGCGTCGGCCGAGACGATTGCTGCCCAGCCGGCTGCCGTCGCCTCTGCCGCGACGGGCGCCGCCACCGCGGCAGAGTCCGAGGCCGTCGAGCCGGTGGCGGTGCAGCCGACCGGCGCGGCCGGTCTGCCCGCGGTCGCGACCGCCTTCTCGGGCGTCTGGGGCAAGCTGGTCGACATCACCGGCGGTCTGCGCGTTCTGGGCAAGGAGCAGCCGGATCCCGACCCCGCCGCTGCCGAGACCGATAACGCCGACCCGATGACGACCGGTTCAGTGCCGGGGGATGCGCCGGCATCGCTGCCGGGCAACAGGCCGACCGGCCGCAGCGCTGCGGCGGAGACCGGCTTGCCGCGGCTGATACCGGCCAGTGCCTTTGCCCCGATCGTGCACGATGACGACCCATTCGCGATCTTCGATCTGTTCGCGACGGTTGGTGCGGTGTCGGTGCCCGCCGACATGGTTCCGGCCGACGTGGTGCCGCAGGGCGCCGTGCCGGTACGGCAGGCGGAGATCGGGCGGAAATAG
- a CDS encoding peptidylprolyl isomerase: MKLFDTPASWRTGIAALAMMVVACGAPGRAQDADEVVARVNGIEITRGDLAVAAEDILQSAPDIPEDEQEGYLITYLTDLELLAQAAREAGIADEEAFRKRMEYVTKRNLMETFLNRKGAEAVTDEAAQALYDEVIEQVPEEERVHARHILVETESEAKAVRQELDGGADFAAVAAQRSRDPGSKDDGGDLGWFSKEEMVPEFAAAAFALQPGEVSDPVKTEFGWHIIKVEGKRNKPGFDEVRDQIDEMLVRRKQRDVIIGLRESARIERFGAGDPAADEAVE; the protein is encoded by the coding sequence ATGAAACTGTTCGATACCCCCGCGTCGTGGCGCACAGGCATCGCCGCCCTTGCCATGATGGTCGTCGCATGCGGCGCGCCGGGACGGGCACAGGACGCCGACGAGGTGGTTGCGCGCGTCAATGGCATCGAGATCACCCGAGGTGATCTGGCAGTGGCAGCCGAGGACATCCTGCAAAGCGCTCCCGACATTCCGGAGGATGAGCAGGAGGGCTACCTGATCACCTATCTGACCGACCTGGAGCTTCTCGCCCAGGCGGCGCGGGAGGCGGGAATTGCCGACGAGGAGGCATTCCGCAAGCGCATGGAATACGTCACCAAGCGCAACCTCATGGAGACCTTCCTCAACCGCAAGGGCGCCGAGGCGGTTACCGATGAGGCCGCGCAGGCGCTTTACGATGAGGTGATCGAACAGGTGCCGGAGGAGGAGCGTGTTCACGCCCGCCACATCCTGGTCGAGACCGAAAGCGAGGCCAAGGCGGTCCGGCAGGAACTCGATGGCGGTGCGGACTTTGCCGCGGTCGCCGCGCAGCGCTCGCGCGATCCCGGCTCCAAGGACGACGGGGGCGACCTCGGCTGGTTCTCGAAGGAGGAGATGGTACCGGAATTCGCCGCCGCAGCCTTCGCGCTGCAGCCCGGTGAGGTGTCGGACCCGGTCAAGACCGAATTCGGTTGGCACATCATCAAGGTCGAGGGCAAGCGTAACAAGCCGGGTTTCGACGAGGTGCGCGATCAGATCGACGAGATGCTGGTGCGGCGCAAGCAGCGCGACGTGATCATCGGGCTGCGCGAGTCGGCCCGGATCGAGCGCTTCGGTGCCGGGGATCCGGCAGCCGACGAGGCGGTGGAATAG